The Pseudomonas sp. MH9.2 genomic interval AGAATTGGTGGGGCTACCGATTTTCCGACTCCCTGGTTTCTCTTACATTCGACGCAAGCCATTCTCTATTGACGCTCGCTGTAGCACTCACAGATGAAACTACGATCTTTGAGTTTCCAGCAATGCATTTCGATTGCCCGCCACTAGGGAAAATAGCCCTGTCTGACCTTGAGGTGGATCATCTCTCATTAGAGTTCAATGAATCGACCCGGCACAGTGAACTACTCATCAGCGGCCGCGAGGGTCCGCGAGGGGCCTGGCATTACATCGCTTTCGGAGCGCTAAGTCCGCACATCCCGGGACCTCTGTCGGAAAGTGATTTTCGCTGGGACAAGGACGAAGCCGCGCTTATAGGTCCCGCCGATCAGGTGAAGATCAACTGGGCTGCGGTGTCGGCAACTTCAGAAATTGGCACGTTCCCATGGGATTTTGGTCTGAGGTTGTAAGGTTTGCCAAGTCCTCTATAGACACTAATGTCCGCAACGGGTCGATTGATGACTGTCGCGAAGGGCAGCAGTCGACCGATTCTGTTGAAAAAGTAGATCTCCTGCTTGGCCTTTGGCAAAATATGGACATCGGCCGGCGGGAGGGTTCGCAGCATGATGGGACAATTGTCGAGTGGACAGGAACGGCTGTTTTACTCGTTCAACATTGAAGATCACATCCCAGCAAATCACCTCCTGCGCAGCATTGATCGATGTCTCGATCTGAGCGACCTGCGCCATTACCTCGCCGATTTCTACAGCCCGATTGGGCGTCCTTCGATTGATCCTGAGCTGATGATTCGCATGTTGGTTGTGGGCTATTGCTACGGCATTCGTTCAGAGCGCCGGTTGTGCGAAGAGGCCCATTTGAACTTGGCGTACCGCTGGTTCTGTCGGTTGAGCCTTGAAGATGAAGTCCCCAATCACTCTACTTTTTCCAAGAATCGCCATGGCCGTTTCCGGGACAGCGATCTGTTTCGTTGGCTGTTTAATGAGGTGCTGCGCCGCTGCATGGACGCAGGTCTGGTCAAGGGTGAAGGCTTTGCCGTGGACGCTAGCATCATCAAAGCGGATGCCAATCGGCAGCGTGGCGTTCCGGGAGATGAAGACGTCAACTGGAGCGATCCTTCGCTAAGTACTCGTGCCGTACGTGAGTACCTTGAAGCGCTGGATGAAGAGGCTTTGGCTGAAACACTGCCTAAGCGCCTGTCGCTGACCGATCCTCTCGCTCGTTGGACAGCAGCTCCAGGAGGCCCGGCGTTCTTCGCTTACTCGACGAACTATCTGATTGATGTCGAGCATGGCGTGATCATGGATGTGGAGCCGACACCGGCTCATCGAACAGCCGAGGTCGAGAGCACCAAAATCATGATTGAGCGGGTCGAAGAACACTTCGATATCAAGCCGGATCGGCTCATCGGCGATACCGCTTATGGAACCGCACCGATGTTGGCCTGGATGGTTGACGAAAAAGAGATCGAGCCACATGTGCCGGTTTGGGACAAAACCGAGCGCAAGAACGACAGTCTCTCGAGTAGCGATTTTCAATGGAATGAAGAAGCGCAGGAGTATCGCTGCCCCACCGGTCATGCCCTGCGCAGCGAGTGGCGAGCCTTCAAGAACCAGCGCTCACATGTCACGAAAGCCGACACCATCATCTTTCGATCACGACAAACCGACTGCGCGAAATGCTCGATGAAAGAGCGCTGCTGCCCGAGCATTCCGGTTCGGAAAATCGCCCGTAGCATCCATGAAGCCGCGCGTGATGTTGCTCGGCGGATCGCCGCGACGCCTCAATATGTATGCTCCCGCCACGAACGGAAGAAGGTCGAAATGTTGTTTGCTCACCTCAAGCGAATCTTGAAACTGGATCGCTTGCGATTGCGAGGTATGAGCGGTGCGAGCGATGAGTTCACATTGGCGGCAGCGGTACAGAATCTGCGGAGACTGGCCAAACTGACTTCCCAAGGGCCACCAACCACGGGATAGGTGCGCCCGGAGTAAGCAAAAAACCTCAAATTAATCCACTGACAAAGCTGCAACGGTCAACGCAAAACCGAAAAACCACCCAACGTGGTGAATAGGTTCTGAAGTGACGGCCAACCTCGATGTCTTCCAGTCTGAAATTCCGAC includes:
- a CDS encoding IS1182 family transposase, which translates into the protein MMGQLSSGQERLFYSFNIEDHIPANHLLRSIDRCLDLSDLRHYLADFYSPIGRPSIDPELMIRMLVVGYCYGIRSERRLCEEAHLNLAYRWFCRLSLEDEVPNHSTFSKNRHGRFRDSDLFRWLFNEVLRRCMDAGLVKGEGFAVDASIIKADANRQRGVPGDEDVNWSDPSLSTRAVREYLEALDEEALAETLPKRLSLTDPLARWTAAPGGPAFFAYSTNYLIDVEHGVIMDVEPTPAHRTAEVESTKIMIERVEEHFDIKPDRLIGDTAYGTAPMLAWMVDEKEIEPHVPVWDKTERKNDSLSSSDFQWNEEAQEYRCPTGHALRSEWRAFKNQRSHVTKADTIIFRSRQTDCAKCSMKERCCPSIPVRKIARSIHEAARDVARRIAATPQYVCSRHERKKVEMLFAHLKRILKLDRLRLRGMSGASDEFTLAAAVQNLRRLAKLTSQGPPTTG